From a single Oreochromis niloticus isolate F11D_XX linkage group LG3, O_niloticus_UMD_NMBU, whole genome shotgun sequence genomic region:
- the LOC112841691 gene encoding low affinity immunoglobulin gamma Fc region receptor II-like — protein SQFFEGDFVSLSCEEDDSSAGWTLRRNTSKQQRTQCGDGWGEGAGSSCNISYIFTLDSGVYWCESREGPISNMVNLTVTGGSVILQSPVLPVMEGDDVTLLCKTKTTPSNLPAAFYKDGSLIRKQPTGHMTIQHVSRSDEGLYKCDISGHGESPSSWITVTEVSAGRPTTTTSPITSSNMPPTISLPSYSTTLRLVCHLVVICPYFISTLLMVSLYRHRAKGNDPTIFLATETNTDERLCEDYDDIAEVTTEHQL, from the exons tctcagttctttgaaggagactttgtgtctctgagctgtgaggaggacgacagctctgctggatggactctgaggagaaacacaagcaaacaacagaggactcagtgtggagatgggtggggagAAGGAGCTGGTTCCTCCTGTAACATCAGCTACATCTTCACCTtagacagtggagtttactggtgtgagtccagagagggtcccatcagtaacatggttaacctgacagtcactg gtggatcagtgatcctgcagagtcctgtcctccctgtgatggagggagatgacgtcactctgctctgtaaaacaaagaccactccctccaacctcccagctgctttctataaagatggctccctcatcaggaagcagcctacaggtcacatgaccatccagcatgtttccaggtctgatgaaggcctctacaagtgtgacatcagcggtcatggagagtctccatccagctggatcactgtcacag AAGTCTCTGCAGGTAGACCTACAACCACAACCTCACCCATCACCTCTTCAAACATGCCCCCAACCATATCTTTGCCCTCTTACTCCACCACCCTGAGACTGGTCTGTCACCTGGTGGTGATCTGTCCATACTTCATCTCCACTCTCCTCATGGTGTCTTTATATCGACACAGAGCCAAAG GAAATGACCCCACCATCTTCTTGGCAACAGAAACTAACACTGATGAGAGACTCTGTGAGGACTATGATGATATTGCCGAGGTGACCACTGAGCATCAGCTCTGA